A genomic window from Onychostoma macrolepis isolate SWU-2019 chromosome 22, ASM1243209v1, whole genome shotgun sequence includes:
- the tm4sf4 gene encoding transmembrane 4 L6 family member 4, with the protein MCSGNFAKCLGITLLPLAIICVICNIMLFFPGGKVADESSDITDEVFYLGGILGSGVLMIFPALVFLGLKNNDCCGCCGNESCGKRFAMFSSILFAAAGAVGAGYSVIVSCVAINHGPKCFTHYLNGTVQQTNSTYPFVDGNYLSNRTLWELCDGPGDIVTWHLTLFSILLVTGLVQIGLCAFQVINGLIGTICGDCCGCCGSS; encoded by the exons ATGTGTTCTGGAAATTTCGCCAAATGCCTGGGGATAACCCTCCTCCCTCTGGCCATCATCTGTGTCATCTGCAACATTATGCTGTTTTTCCCTGGTGGTAAAGTAGCCGATGAGAGTAGCGACATCACGGATGAAGTCTTTTACTTGGGAGGAATTCTGGGATCTGGTGTGCTG ATGATTTTCCCTGCACTGGTTTTCCTGGGCTTGAAGAACAACGACTGCTGCGGCTGCTGTGGGAATGAGAGCTGCGGAAAACGTTTCGCG ATGTTCAGCTCAATTCTGTTTGCCGCGGCCGGAGCTGTGGGCGCCGGTTACTCTGTCATTGTGTCTTGTGTGGCCATTAATCATGGGCCCAAGTGCTTCACTCACTATCTCAACGGGACTGTCCAACAAACTAACTCCACTTACCCATTTGTTGACGG AAACTACCTGTCCAACAGAACGCTGTGGGAACTGTGCGACGGTCCGGGCGATATCGTCACGTGGCATCTGACCCTGTTCTCAATCCTGCTGGTCACTGGTCTGGTTCAGATCGGTCTGTGCGCTTTCCAGGTGATCAACGGGCTCATCGGCACTATCTGTGGAGACTGCTGCGGCTGCTGCGGG AGCTCCTAA